The Cervus elaphus chromosome 21, mCerEla1.1, whole genome shotgun sequence genome window below encodes:
- the CPSF1 gene encoding cleavage and polyadenylation specificity factor subunit 1 isoform X1 has product MYAVYKQAHPPTGLEFSMYCNFFNNSERNLVVAGTSQLYVYRLNRDSEAPTKNDRSTEGKAHREHREKLELVASFSFFGNVMSMASVQLAGAKRDALLLSFKDAKLSVVEYDPGTHDLKTLSLHYFEEPELRDGFVQNVHTPRVRVDPDGRCAAMLIYGTRLVVLPFRRESLAEEHEGLVGEGQRSSFLPSYIIDVRALDEKLLNIVDLQFLHGYYEPTLLILFEPNQTWPGRVAVRQDTCSIVAISLNITQKVHPVIWSLTSLPFDCTQALAVPKPIGGVVVFAVNSLLYLNQSVPPYGVALNSLTTGTTAFPLRTQEGVRITLDCAQAAFISYDKMVISLKGGEIYVLTLITDGMRSVRAFHFDKAAASVLTSSMVTMEPGYLFLGSRLGNSLLLKYTEKLQEPPAGTAREAADKEEPPSKKKRVDAAVGWSGGKSVPQDEVDEIEVYGSEAQSGTQLATYSFEVCDSILNIGPCANAAMGEPAFLSEEFQNSPEPDLEIVVCSGYGKNGALSVLQKSIRPQVVTTFELPGCYDMWTVIAPVRKEQEETLKGEGTEPEPGAPEAEDDGRRHGFLILSREDSTMILQTGQEIMELDTSGFATQGPTVFAGNIGDNRYIVQVSPLGIRLLEGVNQLHFIPVDLGSPIVQCAVADPYVVIMSAEGHVTMFLLKSDSYGGRHHRLALHKPSLHHQSKVITLCLYRDVSGMFTTESRLGGVRDELGGRGGPEAEGQGAETSPTVDDEEEMLYGDSGSLFSPSKEEARRSSQPPADRDPAPFRAEPTHWCLLVRENGAMEIYQLPDWRLVFLVKNFPVGQRVLVDSSFGQPTTQGEARKEEATRQGELPLVKEVLLVALGSRQRRPYLLVHVDQELLIYEAFPHDSQLGQGNLKVRFKKVPHNINFREKKPKPSKKKVEGGSMEEGTGPRGRVARFRYFEDIYGYSGVFICGPSPHWLLVTGRGALRLHPMGIDGPIDSFAPFHNVNCPRGFLYFNRQGELRISVLPAYLSYDAPWPVRKIPLRCTAHYVAYHVESKVYAVATSTSTPCTRVPRMTGEEKEFETIERDERYVHPQQEAFCIQLISPVSWEAIPNARIELEEWEHVTCMKTVSLRSEETVSGLKGYVAAGTCLMQGEEVTCRGRILIMDVIEVVPEPGQPLTKNKFKVLYEKEQKGPVTALCHCNGHLVSAIGQKIFLWSLRASELTGMAFIDTQLYIHQMISVKNFILAADVMKSISLLRYQEESKTLSLVSRDAKPLEVYSVDFMVDNAQLGFLVSDRDRNLMVYMYLPEAKESFGGMRLLRRADFHVGAHVNTFWRTPCRGAAEGPSKKSVVWENKHITWFATLDGGIGLLLPMQEKTYRRLLMLQNALTTMLPHHAGLNPRAFRMLHVDRRVLQNAVRNVLDGELLNRYLYLSTMERGELAKKIGTTPDIILDDLLETDRVTAHF; this is encoded by the exons ATGTACGCCGTGTACAAGCAGGCGCATCCGCCCACCGGCCTCGAGTTCTCCATGTACTGCAACTTCTTTAACAACAGCGAGCGCAACCTCGTGGTGGCCGGGACCTCGCAGCTCTACGTGTACCGCCTCAACCGGGACTCCGAG gcgCCGACCAAAAATGACAGGAGCACAG AGGGCAAGGCCCACCGGGAGCACCGGGAAAAGCTGGAGCTGGtggcttccttctccttcttcggCAACGTCATGTCCATGGCCAGCGTGCAGCTGGCGGGCGCCAAGAGGGATGCCCTGCTCCTGAGCTTCAAGGATGCCaag CTCTCGGTGGTGGAGTACGACCCGGGCACCCACGACCTCAAGACCCTGTCTCTGCACTACTTCGAGGAGCCTGAGCTGCGG GACGGCTTCGTGCAGAATGTGCACACGCCACGGGTGCGTGTGGACCCTGACGGGCGCTGTGCGGCCATGCTCATCTACGGCACGCGGCTGGTGGTCCTGCCCTTCCGCAGGGAGAGCCTGGCCGAGGAGCACGAGGGGCTcgtgggggaggg GCAGAGGTCCAGCTTCCTGCCCAGCTACATCATCGATGTGCGGGCCCTGGACGAGAAGCTTCTCAACATCGTCGACCTGCAGTTCTTGCATGGCTACTACGAGCCCACCCTGCTCATCCTGTTTGAGCCCAACCAGACGTGGCCTGG GCGGGTGGCCGTGCGGCAGGACACGTGCTCCATTGTGGCCATCTCCCTGAACATCACGCAGAAGGTGCACCCCGTCATCTGGTCCCTCACCAGCCTGCCCTTCGACTGCACCCAGGCCCTGGCGGTGCCCAAGCCCATAG GCGGGGTGGTGGTCTTCGCGGTCAACTCGCTGCTGTACCTGAACCAGAGTGTCCCTCCCTACGGCGTGGCTCTCAACAGCCTCACCACCGGCACCACTGCCTTCCCCCTGC GCACCCAGGAAGGTGTGCGGATCACCCTGGACTGTGCTCAGGCGGCCTTCATCTCCTATGACAAGATGGTCATCTCCCTCAAGGGCGGTGAGAT CTACGTGCTGACGCTCATCACGGACGGCATGCGCAGTGTCCGGGCCTTCCACTTCGACAAGGCTGCCGCCAGCGTCCTCACCAGCAGC ATGGTCACCATGGAGCCCGGGTACCTGTTCCTCGGCTCTCGTCTCGGCAACTCGCTGCTCCTCAAGTACACGGAGAAGCTGCAGGAGCCCCCGGCTGGCACCGCCCGCGAGGCTGCCGACAAG GAAGAGCCTCCCTCCAAGAAGAAGCGTGTGGACGCCGCTGTGGGCTGGTCAG GGGGCAAGTCAGTGCCGCAGGATGAGGTGGACGAGATTGAAGTGTATGGCAGCGAGGCGCAGTCAGGCACACAGCTGGCCACGTACTCCTTCGAG GTGTGCGACAGCATTCTGAACATTGGACCCTGTGCCAACGCTGCCATGGGCGAGCCCGCCTTCCTCTCTGAAGAG TTTCAAAACAGTCCGGAGCCAGACCTGGAGATCGTGGTGTGCTCCGGCTACGGCAAGAACGGGGCCCTGTCGGTGCTGCAG AAGAGCATCCGGCCCCAGGTGGTGACGACCTTTGAGCTCCCTGGCTGCTATGACATGTGGACCGTCATCGCCCCCGTACGGAAAGAGCAG GAGGAGACCCTCAAGGGGGAGGGCACGGAGCCAGAGCCTGGTGCCCCCGAAGCCGAGGATGACGGGCGGAGACACGGGTTCCTCATTCTCAGCCGGGAAGACTCTACCATG ATCCTCCAGACGGGGCAGGAGATCATGGAGCTGGACACCAGTGGCTTCGCCACGCAGGGCCCCACAGTCTTTGCTGGCAACATTGGGGACAATCGCTACATCGTGCAGGTGTCGCCGCTCGGCATCCGCCTGTTGGAAGGAG TGAACCAGCTGCACTTCATCCCGGTGGACCTGGGCTCCCCCATCGTGCAGTGTGCTGTGGCCGACCCCTACGTGGTCATCATGAGCGCCGAGGGCCACGTCACCATGTTCCTGCTCAAGAGTGACTCATACGGGGGCCGGCATCACCGCCTGGCGCTGCACAAGCCATCCCTGCACCAT cagtcCAAGGTGATCACACTGTGCCTGTACCGGGATGTCAGTGGCATGTTTACCACCGAGAGCCGCCTGGGTGGAGTCCGCGACGAGCTGGGGGGCCGCGGTGGCCCTGAGGCTGAGGGCCAGGGTGCGGAGACCAG CCCCACAGTGGACGATGAGGAGGAGATGCTCTACGGGGACTCGGGCTCCCTCTTCAGCCCCAGCAAGGAAGAGGCGCGCAGGAGCAGCCAGCCGCCCGCTGACCGCGACCCTGCGCCCTTCCGGGCTGAGCCCACGCACTGGTGCCTGCTGGTGCGGGAGAACGGTGCCATGGAG ATCTACCAGCTCCCCGACTGGCGGCTCGTGTTCCTGGTGAAGAACTTCCCTGTGGGCCAGCGCGTCCTGGTGGACAGCTCCTTTGGCCAGCCCACCACCCAGGGTGAAGCCCGGAAGGAGGAGGCCACGCGCCAGGGCGAGCTGCCCCTGGTCAAGGAGGTGCTGCTGGTGGCGCTGGGGAGTCGCCAGCGCCGGCCCTACTTGCTG GTGCATGTGGACCAGGAGCTCCTCATTTACGAGGCCTTCCCCCACGACTCACAGCTCGGCCAGGGAAACCTCAAAGTTCGCTTCAAGAAG GTCCCCCACAACATCAACTTCCGGGAGAAGAAGCCAAAGCCGTCCAAGAAGAAGGTGGAAGGGGGTAGCATGGAGGAGGGGACAGGGCCCCGCGGCCGCGTGGCGCGATTCCGCTACTTTGAGGACATTTACGGCTACTCTGGG GTGTTCATCTGCGGTCCCTCGCCCCACTGGCTGCTGGTGACTGGCCGGGGGGCCCTGCGGCTGCACCCCATGGGCATCGATGGCCCCATCGACTCCTTTGCCCCGTTCCACAACGTCAACTGCCCCCGAGGGTTCCTGTACTTCAACAGACAG GGCGAGCTGAGGATCAGTGTTCTGCCTGCCTACTTGTCCTACGACGCCCCGTGGCCTGTTCGGAAGATCCCGCTGCGCTGCACCGCCCACTACGTGGCTTACCATGTGGAGTCCAAG GTGTACGCCGTCGCCACCAGCACCAGCACACCCTGCACACGCGTGCCACGCATGACGGGCGAGGAGAAGGAGTTTGAGACCATCGAGAGAG ACGAGCGGTACGTCCACCCTCAGCAGGAGGCCTTCTGCATCCAGCTCATCTCCCCGGTCAGCTGGGAGGCCATCCCCAACGCCAG GATCGAGCTGGAGGAGTGGGAGCACGTGACCTGCATGAAGACTGTGTCTTTGCGCAGCGAGGAGACCGTGTCGGGCCTCAAGGGCTACGTGGCCGCCGGGACCTGCCTCATGCAAGGGGAGGAGGTCACGTGTCGAGGGCGG ATCCTGATCATGGATGTGATCGAGGTGGTGCCTGAGCCCGGCCAGCCCCTGACCAAGAACAAGTTTAAGGTCCTGTACGAGAAGGAGCAGAAGGGCCCCGTGACCGCCCTGTGCCACTGCAACGGCCATCTGGTGTCGGCCATTGGTCAGAAG atcTTCCTGTGGAGCCTGCGGGCCAGCGAGCTGACAGGCATGGCCTTCATCGACACACAGCTCTACATCCACCAGATGATCAGCGTCAAGAACTTCATCCTGGCTGCGGATGTCATGAAGAGCATCTCGCTGCTTCGCTACCAGGAGGAGAGCAAGACGCTGAGCCTCGTTTCCCGG GATGCCAAGCCCCTGGAAGTGTACAGTGTGGACTTCATGGTGGACAATGCGcagctgggcttcctgg TGTCTGACCGTGACCGCAACCTCATGGTCTACATGTACCTGCCGGAAG CCAAGGAGAGCTTTGGGGGCATGCGACTGCTGCGCCGGGCGGACTTCCACGTGGGTGCCCACGTGAACACGTTCTGGAGGACCCCGTGCCGGGGGGCCGCTGAGGGACCCAGCAAAAAGTCTGTCGTGTGGGAGAACAAGCACATCACGTGGTTCG CCACACTGGACGGTGGCATCGGGCTGCTGCTGCCCATGCAGGAGAAGACCTACCGGCGGCTGCTGATGCTGCAGAATGCCCTGACCACCATGCTGCCCCACCATGCTGGCCTCAACCCCCGCGCCTTCCG GATGCTGCACGTGGACAGGCGCGTCCTACAGAATGCCGTGCGCAACGTGCTGGACGGGGAGCTGCTCAACCGCTACCTGTACTTGAGCACCATGGAGCGCGGGGAGCTGGCCAAGAAGATCGGCACCACGCCCGACATC ATCCTGGACGACCTGTTGGAGACGGACCGAGTCACTGCCCATTTCTAG
- the CPSF1 gene encoding cleavage and polyadenylation specificity factor subunit 1 isoform X2: MYAVYKQAHPPTGLEFSMYCNFFNNSERNLVVAGTSQLYVYRLNRDSEAPTKNDRSTEGKAHREHREKLELVASFSFFGNVMSMASVQLAGAKRDALLLSFKDAKLSVVEYDPGTHDLKTLSLHYFEEPELRDGFVQNVHTPRVRVDPDGRCAAMLIYGTRLVVLPFRRESLAEEHEGLVGEGQRSSFLPSYIIDVRALDEKLLNIVDLQFLHGYYEPTLLILFEPNQTWPGRVAVRQDTCSIVAISLNITQKVHPVIWSLTSLPFDCTQALAVPKPIGGVVVFAVNSLLYLNQSVPPYGVALNSLTTGTTAFPLRTQEGVRITLDCAQAAFISYDKMVISLKGGEIYVLTLITDGMRSVRAFHFDKAAASVLTSSMVTMEPGYLFLGSRLGNSLLLKYTEKLQEPPAGTAREAADKEEPPSKKKRVDAAVGWSGGKSVPQDEVDEIEVYGSEAQSGTQLATYSFEVCDSILNIGPCANAAMGEPAFLSEEFQNSPEPDLEIVVCSGYGKNGALSVLQKSIRPQVVTTFELPGCYDMWTVIAPVRKEQEETLKGEGTEPEPGAPEAEDDGRRHGFLILSREDSTMILQTGQEIMELDTSGFATQGPTVFAGNIGDNRYIVQVSPLGIRLLEGVNQLHFIPVDLGSPIVQCAVADPYVVIMSAEGHVTMFLLKSDSYGGRHHRLALHKPSLHHSKVITLCLYRDVSGMFTTESRLGGVRDELGGRGGPEAEGQGAETSPTVDDEEEMLYGDSGSLFSPSKEEARRSSQPPADRDPAPFRAEPTHWCLLVRENGAMEIYQLPDWRLVFLVKNFPVGQRVLVDSSFGQPTTQGEARKEEATRQGELPLVKEVLLVALGSRQRRPYLLVHVDQELLIYEAFPHDSQLGQGNLKVRFKKVPHNINFREKKPKPSKKKVEGGSMEEGTGPRGRVARFRYFEDIYGYSGVFICGPSPHWLLVTGRGALRLHPMGIDGPIDSFAPFHNVNCPRGFLYFNRQGELRISVLPAYLSYDAPWPVRKIPLRCTAHYVAYHVESKVYAVATSTSTPCTRVPRMTGEEKEFETIERDERYVHPQQEAFCIQLISPVSWEAIPNARIELEEWEHVTCMKTVSLRSEETVSGLKGYVAAGTCLMQGEEVTCRGRILIMDVIEVVPEPGQPLTKNKFKVLYEKEQKGPVTALCHCNGHLVSAIGQKIFLWSLRASELTGMAFIDTQLYIHQMISVKNFILAADVMKSISLLRYQEESKTLSLVSRDAKPLEVYSVDFMVDNAQLGFLVSDRDRNLMVYMYLPEAKESFGGMRLLRRADFHVGAHVNTFWRTPCRGAAEGPSKKSVVWENKHITWFATLDGGIGLLLPMQEKTYRRLLMLQNALTTMLPHHAGLNPRAFRMLHVDRRVLQNAVRNVLDGELLNRYLYLSTMERGELAKKIGTTPDIILDDLLETDRVTAHF; this comes from the exons ATGTACGCCGTGTACAAGCAGGCGCATCCGCCCACCGGCCTCGAGTTCTCCATGTACTGCAACTTCTTTAACAACAGCGAGCGCAACCTCGTGGTGGCCGGGACCTCGCAGCTCTACGTGTACCGCCTCAACCGGGACTCCGAG gcgCCGACCAAAAATGACAGGAGCACAG AGGGCAAGGCCCACCGGGAGCACCGGGAAAAGCTGGAGCTGGtggcttccttctccttcttcggCAACGTCATGTCCATGGCCAGCGTGCAGCTGGCGGGCGCCAAGAGGGATGCCCTGCTCCTGAGCTTCAAGGATGCCaag CTCTCGGTGGTGGAGTACGACCCGGGCACCCACGACCTCAAGACCCTGTCTCTGCACTACTTCGAGGAGCCTGAGCTGCGG GACGGCTTCGTGCAGAATGTGCACACGCCACGGGTGCGTGTGGACCCTGACGGGCGCTGTGCGGCCATGCTCATCTACGGCACGCGGCTGGTGGTCCTGCCCTTCCGCAGGGAGAGCCTGGCCGAGGAGCACGAGGGGCTcgtgggggaggg GCAGAGGTCCAGCTTCCTGCCCAGCTACATCATCGATGTGCGGGCCCTGGACGAGAAGCTTCTCAACATCGTCGACCTGCAGTTCTTGCATGGCTACTACGAGCCCACCCTGCTCATCCTGTTTGAGCCCAACCAGACGTGGCCTGG GCGGGTGGCCGTGCGGCAGGACACGTGCTCCATTGTGGCCATCTCCCTGAACATCACGCAGAAGGTGCACCCCGTCATCTGGTCCCTCACCAGCCTGCCCTTCGACTGCACCCAGGCCCTGGCGGTGCCCAAGCCCATAG GCGGGGTGGTGGTCTTCGCGGTCAACTCGCTGCTGTACCTGAACCAGAGTGTCCCTCCCTACGGCGTGGCTCTCAACAGCCTCACCACCGGCACCACTGCCTTCCCCCTGC GCACCCAGGAAGGTGTGCGGATCACCCTGGACTGTGCTCAGGCGGCCTTCATCTCCTATGACAAGATGGTCATCTCCCTCAAGGGCGGTGAGAT CTACGTGCTGACGCTCATCACGGACGGCATGCGCAGTGTCCGGGCCTTCCACTTCGACAAGGCTGCCGCCAGCGTCCTCACCAGCAGC ATGGTCACCATGGAGCCCGGGTACCTGTTCCTCGGCTCTCGTCTCGGCAACTCGCTGCTCCTCAAGTACACGGAGAAGCTGCAGGAGCCCCCGGCTGGCACCGCCCGCGAGGCTGCCGACAAG GAAGAGCCTCCCTCCAAGAAGAAGCGTGTGGACGCCGCTGTGGGCTGGTCAG GGGGCAAGTCAGTGCCGCAGGATGAGGTGGACGAGATTGAAGTGTATGGCAGCGAGGCGCAGTCAGGCACACAGCTGGCCACGTACTCCTTCGAG GTGTGCGACAGCATTCTGAACATTGGACCCTGTGCCAACGCTGCCATGGGCGAGCCCGCCTTCCTCTCTGAAGAG TTTCAAAACAGTCCGGAGCCAGACCTGGAGATCGTGGTGTGCTCCGGCTACGGCAAGAACGGGGCCCTGTCGGTGCTGCAG AAGAGCATCCGGCCCCAGGTGGTGACGACCTTTGAGCTCCCTGGCTGCTATGACATGTGGACCGTCATCGCCCCCGTACGGAAAGAGCAG GAGGAGACCCTCAAGGGGGAGGGCACGGAGCCAGAGCCTGGTGCCCCCGAAGCCGAGGATGACGGGCGGAGACACGGGTTCCTCATTCTCAGCCGGGAAGACTCTACCATG ATCCTCCAGACGGGGCAGGAGATCATGGAGCTGGACACCAGTGGCTTCGCCACGCAGGGCCCCACAGTCTTTGCTGGCAACATTGGGGACAATCGCTACATCGTGCAGGTGTCGCCGCTCGGCATCCGCCTGTTGGAAGGAG TGAACCAGCTGCACTTCATCCCGGTGGACCTGGGCTCCCCCATCGTGCAGTGTGCTGTGGCCGACCCCTACGTGGTCATCATGAGCGCCGAGGGCCACGTCACCATGTTCCTGCTCAAGAGTGACTCATACGGGGGCCGGCATCACCGCCTGGCGCTGCACAAGCCATCCCTGCACCAT tcCAAGGTGATCACACTGTGCCTGTACCGGGATGTCAGTGGCATGTTTACCACCGAGAGCCGCCTGGGTGGAGTCCGCGACGAGCTGGGGGGCCGCGGTGGCCCTGAGGCTGAGGGCCAGGGTGCGGAGACCAG CCCCACAGTGGACGATGAGGAGGAGATGCTCTACGGGGACTCGGGCTCCCTCTTCAGCCCCAGCAAGGAAGAGGCGCGCAGGAGCAGCCAGCCGCCCGCTGACCGCGACCCTGCGCCCTTCCGGGCTGAGCCCACGCACTGGTGCCTGCTGGTGCGGGAGAACGGTGCCATGGAG ATCTACCAGCTCCCCGACTGGCGGCTCGTGTTCCTGGTGAAGAACTTCCCTGTGGGCCAGCGCGTCCTGGTGGACAGCTCCTTTGGCCAGCCCACCACCCAGGGTGAAGCCCGGAAGGAGGAGGCCACGCGCCAGGGCGAGCTGCCCCTGGTCAAGGAGGTGCTGCTGGTGGCGCTGGGGAGTCGCCAGCGCCGGCCCTACTTGCTG GTGCATGTGGACCAGGAGCTCCTCATTTACGAGGCCTTCCCCCACGACTCACAGCTCGGCCAGGGAAACCTCAAAGTTCGCTTCAAGAAG GTCCCCCACAACATCAACTTCCGGGAGAAGAAGCCAAAGCCGTCCAAGAAGAAGGTGGAAGGGGGTAGCATGGAGGAGGGGACAGGGCCCCGCGGCCGCGTGGCGCGATTCCGCTACTTTGAGGACATTTACGGCTACTCTGGG GTGTTCATCTGCGGTCCCTCGCCCCACTGGCTGCTGGTGACTGGCCGGGGGGCCCTGCGGCTGCACCCCATGGGCATCGATGGCCCCATCGACTCCTTTGCCCCGTTCCACAACGTCAACTGCCCCCGAGGGTTCCTGTACTTCAACAGACAG GGCGAGCTGAGGATCAGTGTTCTGCCTGCCTACTTGTCCTACGACGCCCCGTGGCCTGTTCGGAAGATCCCGCTGCGCTGCACCGCCCACTACGTGGCTTACCATGTGGAGTCCAAG GTGTACGCCGTCGCCACCAGCACCAGCACACCCTGCACACGCGTGCCACGCATGACGGGCGAGGAGAAGGAGTTTGAGACCATCGAGAGAG ACGAGCGGTACGTCCACCCTCAGCAGGAGGCCTTCTGCATCCAGCTCATCTCCCCGGTCAGCTGGGAGGCCATCCCCAACGCCAG GATCGAGCTGGAGGAGTGGGAGCACGTGACCTGCATGAAGACTGTGTCTTTGCGCAGCGAGGAGACCGTGTCGGGCCTCAAGGGCTACGTGGCCGCCGGGACCTGCCTCATGCAAGGGGAGGAGGTCACGTGTCGAGGGCGG ATCCTGATCATGGATGTGATCGAGGTGGTGCCTGAGCCCGGCCAGCCCCTGACCAAGAACAAGTTTAAGGTCCTGTACGAGAAGGAGCAGAAGGGCCCCGTGACCGCCCTGTGCCACTGCAACGGCCATCTGGTGTCGGCCATTGGTCAGAAG atcTTCCTGTGGAGCCTGCGGGCCAGCGAGCTGACAGGCATGGCCTTCATCGACACACAGCTCTACATCCACCAGATGATCAGCGTCAAGAACTTCATCCTGGCTGCGGATGTCATGAAGAGCATCTCGCTGCTTCGCTACCAGGAGGAGAGCAAGACGCTGAGCCTCGTTTCCCGG GATGCCAAGCCCCTGGAAGTGTACAGTGTGGACTTCATGGTGGACAATGCGcagctgggcttcctgg TGTCTGACCGTGACCGCAACCTCATGGTCTACATGTACCTGCCGGAAG CCAAGGAGAGCTTTGGGGGCATGCGACTGCTGCGCCGGGCGGACTTCCACGTGGGTGCCCACGTGAACACGTTCTGGAGGACCCCGTGCCGGGGGGCCGCTGAGGGACCCAGCAAAAAGTCTGTCGTGTGGGAGAACAAGCACATCACGTGGTTCG CCACACTGGACGGTGGCATCGGGCTGCTGCTGCCCATGCAGGAGAAGACCTACCGGCGGCTGCTGATGCTGCAGAATGCCCTGACCACCATGCTGCCCCACCATGCTGGCCTCAACCCCCGCGCCTTCCG GATGCTGCACGTGGACAGGCGCGTCCTACAGAATGCCGTGCGCAACGTGCTGGACGGGGAGCTGCTCAACCGCTACCTGTACTTGAGCACCATGGAGCGCGGGGAGCTGGCCAAGAAGATCGGCACCACGCCCGACATC ATCCTGGACGACCTGTTGGAGACGGACCGAGTCACTGCCCATTTCTAG